The segment aatgaaaatatgacaaaatatgaaaatactCTTTTTTCACTGATGAGACTTTTGAGTGAAAATCATCAACTGATGATTGGCTAGCTTGAGGACTCCTTTATTTCTCTgtgttaaaaagacaaataatgaTGAGAAGAAGGGGTTTCTCGATTCTAGTAATTCaacattttgtattatttttcctACCTTCCTGGGTTTCTTCTCTCCTCTTCTCATTTTAACTTTACTGTGGTAAATAAATCTTTTGTCTAAAAGAAAAGCCCATCTCATCTTATATAATCATATTTCTGGGCATTCATCTGTACAGAAACACTTTAAACATCTCTGGAATGggtttttttattctctaaaaTGCCAGACATGATTTGATATGTGAATAGTAACCCTAATTGTATCTAATGCATAGAAAAAAGGTTCAGAATTGTTAAGAACTGTGATACTTAAATATGCAATAAAAATAGGACATACTGTGCTCTTCTTTTACTCACTTTACTGACTTTTGTTTGAAAATTATCAGCTGATGATTGGTTAGCTGAAGAACTCCACCTTcttttttctgtataaaagtaaaactgtaaaaaagcCAAACAGGGAGAGAAAAGGTTTTCTCAATTGTAGtcattcaagtttttttttattatttttccccccaatttTCCTGGGTTCTTTcctatttttcttctgttttctttacttTACTGTGGTAAAGAAatcttttgttaaaaaacatcTCATCTGGTACGAAAACCTTTCTGGGCATTCATCTATACAGAAGCTCTTTAAACATCCCAGGTATGGTATTTTTGCTCTCTAAAATGCCAGATGTCATTTGATATGTGAGGACGTAAACCTATAGAACAGTCATAATGCTGAAATTACCAATGTAACAATGCAATTTAATATTACATTAAGAGTGGAAGAGAACATATACCCATTGTACGTATACAATATGTTTTATAGTGTTGTTTACTCTCGAAGTCCAACTTCGAGAAACGAAACTATTGGGAAAGGTATCGTCATTCATACCAGCTCTTTTAATACTGATGAATTTGTCTAAAATGACTTAGTGGTCGTAACTGCTTAGAAACAAATTAACGGTTCCTTTTAAATTGACAAATAAATCACCTAAATGGTAAAGAAGAGCTTTTTCAACCTAAGGGATCATTAGTAAAGCGAATTTCTTTGGACCTGGTTAAGTCAGTCTGGCATACCAGGCTAGGAAAGAACACCTCCATGAAGAGATATAGCTACAGCAGAACATCAAAGAAGTTTTGGCTCCATCCAAAAATGTTCTGATTATGCCTCCTACTTCcggttccttgacctttcatgaggtcaacagtaagaacgcTATCAtaggtaggaaaggagctttggacagCTGTGCCGATTTTGTATGTACAGCCTTTACCTCCGACATCATTATGTAATGGAAACGgacatggatgattctagtcaaatccaggcctacagccgtccaaaaatgaactacaaagtgcacactctctgctctccggacaattttgttaattttgatgaggtgggctgtgcttatacgtcatctcacgcaaaggattgttgGATACCTTAAGGCTTGTTTGTGCCCGTAAGGGACGACACAAGGATCCTATATTAAATTAGCTGTGAGACGAAGGATACAGGCTCCCTTTCCTACCTCTTTTCTTACTGATTGCACTATTCGAATAGCACGTATCATAGCAACCGCTGACGCACTtttgctttggctaaagagtccttaccaaaAAGATGTTTTCGGATGCATCCCTGGAGTCCTAGTCTCCAGGCCAGGGGTGTctaaactttttcacacaggggtCAAAACTGTCAAGTCAAAAATACTGGATGTCCAAAAAttagaggaaagaaaaatgtaaataaccaataaattatgttatttatttttacctgttCCACAAAATATGAGCATGATATATTCTAATTAAAAAGTTAATGATTTGTCAAGCTTTCTGTAGGAAgggaatgtgtaaatcattgcaGATCAGGTTTGcatatttgcctttttaaaatatgttcatCCAATTTGCAAATGCTTTTAGAcatgattggaaaaaaaaaacacacacaatattTTAGTCTGTTCTCAGCAATATAAGAGCAGGATTAGGGTCAGGCTTTCTTTGAAAACTCTTGCTGtctttagccaattttaattaatgaattcAATGCAGGTTTTTGTGCACAAAATTTTGCATTTGAGTAAATGTCATATTGGACAGACATGGTCCTATGTCTCTAAATCAAAGAGAATGTAAACAGTTTGGTTATTAATAGGAGAACGCTTTGCACGATACTTCAAATGTATTACATTTGAAGTACCGTGCAATATTACCGTGCAATATTAATAGTACCGTGTAATATTTGTAttacaaatattacattttcgAATGTAATTTTTTAACTTCCCTTTAATAATTGTAGtcaaatcaaaactaaaaagtTTATATGTAGCccatcagccacctgtgctgaTGGGCCAGCCTCTTTATCTTAAACTCCTGCCTTCAAACCTCTACTTTTTATCCCATAACTTCACTTTCAGCTTCCAGCTACTTTCACTTGATTGGAGACTGGAACAGGAGAAAGACATGGAGAAATATTCAACATGgtgtttaataaaacatttttgtgtcttGTTTTCAGAGTTGTTTGCTGAGAAAAGATGGCAACACTGGGAATTTGGACAGCAGTCTTACTATTACTTGGATTGTGTACTTCACCATCACTGGGGGATGAAGAGGTGATGGGTGCATAGTTTAGGGATTGCTGTATTGGTGCACAGGGACatttaaacaacacaaataCTGACAATCAGTAACACGTttcttttgggtttttgtttagGACTGTTACCCACTGGATATGGCTCCAAACTCTGTTGATGACATGTATGATGGCTGTGAACGTGAGATGAAAAGAATAATAGAGCCTCTGCTAAATGAGGAGCAGCGAGAGGAATTCAAAGATGCCTGGAGTGCAGCACAGAACTACTATAAGAGGAAGATTGTACACTACATCTTGTATAAATTGAAGTCATTACTGTTAAATACCCCAagtctgaagaaaaaacaaatcatgGCTATTCATGCTTATACCCTCGAGACACCAGCATTATACAGTAAATTCAATGAGGCAGTCCGAACGCAAAAACCTGATTATAAcacagaaaattttaaatatcaTGCAGTGCATTTCTTCCTCACAATGGCCCTGCGCTCTCTCAACCACAACTCCAATTGTGTCACCAGTTACCGGAGAACCGACTGTAACTTTGAAACGGCCGTCAACAGTGAGATTCGCTTTGGTGCTTTCACCTCAAGCACAGAGGGCTCTCATCCTCCTGTTGCATTTGGTAAAAAATCATGCTTTGAGATTTACACCTGCTTTGGAGCAGGCATCTCAAAGTTCTCAGAGTTTCCAGCAGAAAAAGAGATTCTGATTCCTCCATATGAAGTTTTTATAGTGAAAGACATACAGAAAAGATCTGCACCAAATTCACTTTGGTGTGATGTTGTCTATAAACTCgagagcacaaaaaaaacacgttcCGAATTAAACTGTGCCCTCACCAAAAACCCATCGGCAGGTTATTAGTGAAATATAAGTGATAAAAGCCGCGCTATGCAGAGCTGGACATTAATTGAGATTCTTTTTAAAGATATACACTTCCaagcttatttttttacacagcaAACTAATTAAACCATTAGTAATTAGTATCATAACAAACATACAGGAATGAGTGTTTACATTTACAATCActattatttaacattttaaattagaaaTTTTATAAAAGGGACAGGACACATTTGAAGGGTTTATTAGATTGTGCAGCAACCGTTCacttttctgttgcttttctgttcCATAAACAAGAATCCTGAACCCACGCTTCTGCGCTTTTTATACATCACAGCAAATTGAAACTCAGTTAAGTACTGTGTGTATGGATTTAAtgagaaataaatcataaaagtATTACTTGAATCTCTCAATACTTAcgcaaactgaaaaacaaatgcCTGTGAGTTATCTGTTATTTTCCCAATAACTGCTTTCAACAGGTCCAGCAACTTGTAGCTTCATGTAATATCTAACATACTGGATTTGAATCTGACTGCATGGCAGGATTGTATTGGATTGatgtgattttaatttgaatcAAAATCTATTCAGTgtgattaaatatgaatttgATCTTTATCTTGATCTTGTAAAGTGAGACGACCTTTGTTGTACAATTGTGTTTCATGGCTGGAATACATTTTTCTCTACAGTTATAATATTCACTAATTGACTTtgctgttttaataaaaatcacaacaaCATGCATGAGCCTTGCTGGATGTGTGTTAAGtttaagataatttattttcattagaaCTTCATCTGGTTCAGTTTTAGAAAATGCAAATGCTCCTGAGGTTATACCTTCATGCAGATTAcacaattgttttaaatgtgttgtttgaGCTCATATTCAAACAACACAGGCCATTTCCTATGATGACTTGGTTACGGTCCAGCCAGTCTTTTACACCTATTCTGAGGATCATCAGAGAGCAACTCGATCTCGTGCTGCCTCTTTAAGCACCATTGAGACACTTCATACCCCGCCCCCTGCAGGTCGCAGAGTGTTCCATTCCACCTTGTTTGGcaatttttgtagtatgctgggggaagGTGGGATTTCATgatcaaaaacattaaaaccatttCACAAAACAAAGTCAAAGATCTTTTAATTGTTCCACaaatgttcaaaacattttaaaagaagctGAATCATCACATTTGAttgtaaaagtttaaataacatgtTTCAAAGCTACTGCACTTCACATGCAGctgtaaaaagtatttgttgcaTCATTTGGTTCAAATAAATGTTGCCACAAAACAAATATGCCTACTTGATCGTATGTTATTTTAGTTTAGCGGTTTGTTTATGGACTGTAGGACTATTGAACCTGaatggttttaaggtgttttcattttctctgtaaAGTGAGTGCTCACGGATTttgaagttgttgttttatcaTGGCTATGTATGTCAAGCCCTCTCAGGATGTGGTCTGTACAAGCTATTAGTGGAGGAAGTGTCTTGACAATAATTTGGAACTAGTAAATTGGTCCAGTAAATGTAGTCCTCTTTGATAATCGTTTCATCTCATTAATCACAGTACAGAAAATGTTagttacaattatttattatcaAACAGCAGTCGATAAGAAACAACTTCTAATGGAAGGCTGCAAAGCTTAGCTAGACTCGAACTGGAAGCTTGTCATAAACAGAAGATTAAAATAACTACAGCTTATAAATTTTAAAG is part of the Fundulus heteroclitus isolate FHET01 chromosome 13, MU-UCD_Fhet_4.1, whole genome shotgun sequence genome and harbors:
- the LOC105934254 gene encoding ecto-ADP-ribosyltransferase 5, encoding MGDCYPLDMAPNSVDDMYDGCEREMKRIIEPLLNEEQREEFKDAWSAAQNYYKRKIVHYILYKLKSLLLNTPSLKKKQIMAIHAYTLETPALYSKFNEAVRTQKPDYNTENFKYHAVHFFLTMALRSLNHNSNCVTSYRRTDCNFETAVNSEIRFGAFTSSTEGSHPPVAFGKKSCFEIYTCFGAGISKFSEFPAEKEILIPPYEVFIVKDIQKRSAPNSLWCDVVYKLESTKKTRSELNCALTKNPSAGY